One window of Chamaesiphon minutus PCC 6605 genomic DNA carries:
- a CDS encoding WD40 repeat domain-containing protein — MGKPLQGHHGEVTAVAYSSDGQRIISGGDDWRIRIWDAETGTAIGQPLSAPIGQIKSIAYSQDGQHIVSVNADKTVSSWDVSGTSLLKTACDRLRYHPSLDDPKTDVAREAKQTCEQYVWEK; from the coding sequence ATCGGCAAACCTTTACAAGGACATCATGGTGAGGTCACAGCAGTGGCATATAGTTCAGATGGACAACGCATCATTAGTGGTGGTGATGACTGGAGAATTAGGATTTGGGATGCTGAAACGGGCACAGCCATTGGCCAGCCGTTATCAGCCCCGATCGGTCAGATTAAATCGATCGCATATAGTCAGGATGGGCAGCACATTGTCAGTGTTAATGCAGACAAGACAGTCTCAAGTTGGGATGTTTCTGGAACATCTTTGCTGAAAACAGCCTGCGATCGATTGCGCTATCATCCCAGCCTCGACGATCCAAAAACCGATGTTGCCCGCGAAGCCAAGCAAACCTGTGAACAATACGTGTGGGAAAAATAG
- a CDS encoding ester cyclase, producing the protein MCKPTRAMMSADFIADLVGIPVSLDLEAFIQFGLEFRTAFPDGCHQFDEVIEEDTKVVTIGKFRGTHLGKFQGLPATGKSVEIEVTHIDKLIDDRLVYHWGQGNQAGMMQQLGIVFVPGLSLIAAAIRHQIRG; encoded by the coding sequence ATGTGTAAACCGACACGAGCGATGATGTCGGCAGATTTTATCGCTGATTTAGTCGGCATACCAGTATCACTCGATCTAGAGGCATTTATTCAATTTGGGTTAGAATTTCGGACAGCTTTTCCCGATGGTTGTCATCAGTTTGATGAGGTAATTGAGGAAGATACTAAAGTAGTAACGATCGGTAAATTTCGCGGTACACATTTGGGTAAATTTCAAGGTTTACCTGCGACAGGGAAATCGGTAGAGATCGAAGTTACTCATATCGATAAACTCATCGACGATCGGCTCGTCTATCATTGGGGACAAGGCAACCAAGCGGGAATGATGCAACAACTGGGGATTGTGTTCGTTCCAGGCTTATCTTTAATTGCCGCAGCCATCCGCCATCAAATCCGAGGTTAA
- a CDS encoding L-lactate MFS transporter, whose product MNDLKIFGLAARQGRWLFLPLGITAMLCLGTVYSWSIFRKPLTEAFKKQGMTIGATDTLLPFATLLVVFAILMPIASRYIERYGASKVTAVGGSIVGLGYFLSSFATSIPLLVITYGLIAGAGIGIVYGVPIAVTAKWFPDRKGLAVGLTVVGFGLSPLITAPLAGYFIATYGIDSTFRIFGVAFTAILLAIATQLRFPPADWQPSPQFTSSPASTEPDRLLSSPSFFALWSCYAIGTLAGLMAVGIANNVGKEIVGLDTNMATASVSIFAIFNGVGRPMFGWLTDRIKPKMAAILSFVMILIASIVMLNTGKGQVANYFFAFALLWLSLGGWLAIAPTATLSMFNPTNYTKNYGIVFTAYGAGALVGTIVAGSAKDIFGSYTNAFIPTAILSILGILIATFALKPDAKTQQVLS is encoded by the coding sequence ATGAACGACCTGAAAATATTTGGCTTAGCCGCACGGCAAGGTCGATGGCTATTTTTACCCCTAGGCATTACCGCAATGCTCTGTTTGGGTACGGTTTATTCCTGGAGCATTTTTCGCAAGCCGCTGACAGAAGCTTTTAAAAAGCAAGGCATGACAATTGGGGCGACAGATACCTTACTCCCCTTCGCCACCTTGCTGGTAGTATTTGCCATTTTAATGCCGATCGCCAGCAGATATATCGAACGCTATGGGGCATCGAAAGTAACTGCGGTGGGGGGATCGATCGTCGGCTTGGGTTATTTTCTCTCTAGTTTCGCCACCAGTATTCCCCTACTGGTCATCACCTACGGTCTGATTGCTGGAGCTGGCATTGGGATTGTCTATGGCGTCCCGATCGCGGTAACGGCTAAGTGGTTCCCCGATCGCAAGGGTTTGGCTGTCGGTTTAACCGTAGTCGGATTCGGTCTATCGCCATTAATTACCGCACCGCTAGCCGGATATTTTATCGCTACTTACGGTATCGACAGCACATTTAGAATTTTCGGGGTAGCTTTTACCGCCATCTTACTTGCGATCGCTACCCAGCTTAGATTTCCACCCGCAGACTGGCAACCCAGCCCCCAGTTTACATCCAGTCCCGCCAGCACCGAGCCAGATCGCTTGCTGAGTTCGCCCAGCTTTTTTGCCCTATGGAGCTGCTATGCGATCGGTACCCTAGCTGGTTTGATGGCAGTGGGAATTGCGAATAACGTCGGCAAAGAGATCGTCGGACTCGACACCAATATGGCTACGGCGTCGGTATCGATTTTTGCGATCTTTAACGGTGTCGGTCGCCCCATGTTCGGTTGGTTGACCGATCGGATCAAGCCCAAAATGGCAGCTATTCTCTCTTTTGTAATGATTTTGATCGCCTCGATCGTGATGCTAAATACTGGCAAAGGTCAAGTTGCCAATTATTTTTTCGCCTTCGCGCTACTGTGGTTATCTCTGGGCGGATGGCTGGCGATCGCCCCTACTGCCACACTGTCGATGTTTAATCCTACTAACTACACTAAAAACTATGGCATCGTTTTTACAGCTTATGGGGCAGGCGCATTGGTGGGCACCATAGTTGCAGGTAGTGCCAAAGATATTTTTGGTAGTTATACTAATGCCTTTATTCCAACGGCAATTCTTTCGATTTTAGGCATCTTAATTGCTACTTTCGCACTCAAACCCGACGCCAAAACTCAGCAAGTCTTGTCCTGA
- a CDS encoding tetratricopeptide repeat protein, producing the protein MSDHHVSIADAAARQPQGTASKASDRIDSQPFDLDTKQVKNYNRQGINKHSSGDLVSAIAEYDRAIELNPNYAKAYNNRGLAKGQLGDLAGAIADYNRAINLDRNYAKAYYNRGRARVETGNIAPAIADYSWAIKHAPHYAKAYYYRGLAKLNVDDKQSAIADFDRAIEVSPNYAPAYYHRGNTKHDVGDIVGAIADFDRSIEIAPGEIGAIYHRGTIKGEIGDNAGAIYDYDRVLALDPNYARAYYNRALNKVKLKDKPGAIFDFDRAATLFHERGEIDGYRRAIHKLEREYNIRFQSSKH; encoded by the coding sequence ATGAGCGACCATCATGTTTCGATTGCTGATGCAGCGGCGCGACAGCCGCAGGGAACCGCCAGCAAAGCATCCGATCGGATAGACAGCCAGCCGTTCGATCTCGACACCAAACAAGTTAAAAATTACAATCGACAAGGTATAAATAAGCACTCTTCAGGCGATCTAGTCAGTGCGATCGCGGAATACGATCGGGCGATCGAGTTAAATCCTAACTATGCGAAAGCTTACAATAATCGCGGCTTGGCAAAAGGACAATTAGGAGATTTGGCAGGCGCGATCGCCGATTACAACCGGGCGATTAATCTCGATCGCAACTATGCCAAGGCTTACTACAATCGGGGTCGAGCTAGAGTAGAAACTGGTAACATCGCCCCAGCGATCGCCGATTATAGTTGGGCGATTAAACACGCTCCTCATTATGCCAAGGCTTATTATTATCGGGGTTTAGCCAAGTTAAATGTAGATGACAAACAATCGGCAATTGCCGACTTCGATCGAGCCATTGAAGTCTCACCAAATTATGCCCCAGCGTATTATCACAGAGGCAATACCAAACACGATGTCGGCGATATTGTTGGGGCGATCGCTGACTTCGATCGATCGATTGAGATCGCACCCGGAGAGATCGGTGCTATTTATCATCGCGGTACTATCAAAGGCGAAATAGGCGATAATGCTGGGGCGATTTATGACTACGATCGGGTACTCGCTCTCGATCCCAATTATGCCAGAGCTTACTACAATCGCGCTCTCAATAAAGTTAAATTAAAAGATAAACCAGGTGCCATCTTTGACTTCGATCGAGCAGCCACTTTGTTCCACGAACGGGGAGAAATAGATGGTTATCGCAGAGCGATTCACAAGCTAGAACGAGAATATAATATTCGGTTTCAATCGAGTAAACACTAA
- a CDS encoding WGxxGxxG family protein, protein MQKSSLVKFISAGLLATSVLVIPMTAPASAQTSGSGTDGTTGTTGTTGTTGTTGTTTTTNYENNNHPGLWGLTGLLGLFGLLGRRKEETHTTTRRDDAPAYRDPSIR, encoded by the coding sequence ATGCAAAAATCATCTTTAGTAAAATTCATCAGTGCTGGTCTCCTCGCCACCAGCGTCTTAGTTATCCCGATGACTGCACCTGCTTCGGCTCAAACATCCGGTAGTGGAACTGATGGCACTACTGGTACCACTGGTACTACTGGAACTACTGGCACCACTGGCACTACCACTACCACTAATTACGAAAACAATAATCATCCAGGTTTGTGGGGATTGACTGGTTTGCTTGGTTTATTCGGACTATTGGGACGACGCAAAGAGGAAACTCACACTACTACACGTCGCGATGATGCCCCTGCATACCGCGACCCTAGCATTCGTTAA
- a CDS encoding DUF1796 family putative cysteine peptidase, which produces MYQFQVIAHTQPGEVIALVGSTPELGAWDITRCIRLHTSGDRYPLWRTNTAIDIQLSAESIDGRKVEYKYIKIDAQGCGHWESFGFDRWLPIEPQSRSNTIVVDDGAFGYLQPHPFGYIQSPTIETAEPEDSQGLKILVIGSSVAVGQKAWLLAGWTSLLAESVRQKYGHRLINVAEAGANVGRTIERFGAAVAPEQPDVVIIALSLGNEGLAHCPPHQRRAVQRRFESGLQQLVQMTRALGARPILGGVYPHGDYTSEHHWWLQDTHKRMLKWGVPVLDWLGVLDNGGGRWKAGISFDPAHPNTVGHRLMYEAIDLQVFQIDKDELASERQRFWQPNEVPLYLDNAGFSICACLAQKRLRINNPSPNSYTIAPYWLELQTVLKSKAGLMPGIYLATDRQPRTLPYFAVAADGSIATTIAIPAGTEWEYSAAFNLFDSNNSQVLFYDEQLGIWQQDERQLWVINESDHEYNLQPMWTEVQNALRALPAGVYADPQHPDLPFRTLLIGGNGLESRVKIPAQSAIMFEYQCELTQIERVGIIPLGDRCAARMMLYKMGYDGPAFPFDLTRTTNIADIADIIDNGFDEMWNPNLLHFDSFIRRIYHQKWLGLSFAHEVEDNENPIDDLSMSVIHDRMRSRYTARAHRFWYTLKHADKLLFIRTGIADRGGTIDLLDKLAKHCQGKPFQLMLLSPQSSDEFVDLPEVLHYNLEFNPDRMYEDVGHWLYCTDIMRGILDSIGVSSKNLFWCPPNPPQELPKPDLVSGNV; this is translated from the coding sequence ATGTATCAATTTCAGGTTATTGCACATACACAACCTGGTGAAGTCATTGCCCTGGTGGGTTCTACACCCGAATTGGGAGCGTGGGATATCACCAGATGTATTCGCCTGCATACCAGTGGCGATCGCTATCCTTTGTGGCGGACAAATACCGCCATCGATATCCAGCTATCGGCAGAGTCGATCGATGGCCGAAAAGTAGAATATAAGTATATAAAGATCGACGCGCAGGGCTGTGGACATTGGGAATCGTTCGGGTTCGACCGTTGGCTGCCGATCGAGCCTCAGAGTCGCTCGAACACGATCGTGGTCGATGATGGTGCATTTGGGTATTTGCAACCTCATCCCTTTGGCTATATTCAATCGCCAACGATCGAAACCGCCGAGCCAGAAGATTCGCAAGGTCTCAAAATTCTGGTCATTGGCAGTTCGGTCGCTGTCGGTCAAAAAGCGTGGTTATTAGCAGGCTGGACATCGCTATTGGCAGAGTCCGTGCGCCAAAAATACGGACACAGACTGATTAATGTTGCGGAGGCTGGAGCCAACGTCGGTAGAACGATCGAGCGGTTTGGTGCGGCGGTCGCCCCAGAACAACCAGATGTAGTTATTATTGCCCTGTCGCTGGGGAATGAAGGTCTAGCTCACTGTCCGCCCCACCAACGCCGAGCCGTACAGCGCAGATTTGAAAGCGGCTTGCAGCAACTCGTGCAAATGACCAGGGCACTGGGCGCACGTCCGATTTTAGGTGGAGTCTATCCACATGGCGATTATACTTCCGAACATCACTGGTGGTTGCAAGATACCCACAAGCGGATGCTTAAGTGGGGCGTGCCAGTCCTCGATTGGTTGGGAGTGTTGGATAATGGTGGCGGACGCTGGAAAGCAGGGATTTCTTTCGACCCCGCGCATCCCAATACAGTCGGGCACCGTCTGATGTATGAGGCGATCGATTTACAGGTATTCCAGATCGACAAAGACGAATTAGCCTCAGAGCGACAACGCTTCTGGCAACCCAACGAAGTGCCGCTTTATCTCGATAATGCTGGATTTTCAATCTGTGCTTGTCTCGCCCAAAAGCGGTTGCGGATTAACAATCCATCCCCCAATAGCTACACCATCGCGCCCTATTGGTTGGAATTACAAACTGTACTCAAAAGTAAAGCCGGATTGATGCCCGGTATCTATCTTGCCACCGATCGCCAGCCCAGAACGCTCCCTTATTTTGCCGTCGCAGCAGATGGCTCGATCGCGACGACGATCGCCATTCCAGCAGGAACTGAATGGGAATACAGCGCAGCTTTCAATCTATTCGATTCCAACAACTCCCAAGTTTTGTTTTATGACGAACAATTAGGGATTTGGCAACAGGACGAGCGTCAATTGTGGGTAATTAACGAATCCGACCACGAGTACAATCTGCAACCGATGTGGACGGAGGTGCAAAACGCACTCAGAGCTTTGCCAGCAGGTGTATATGCAGATCCACAACATCCCGATCTACCCTTCCGAACGCTGCTGATTGGTGGCAACGGACTAGAGAGTCGGGTCAAAATTCCGGCGCAGTCTGCCATCATGTTTGAATACCAGTGCGAATTAACCCAAATCGAGCGGGTGGGGATTATTCCACTCGGAGATCGATGTGCGGCGCGGATGATGCTGTACAAAATGGGTTACGATGGCCCAGCCTTCCCCTTCGATCTAACGCGGACTACCAATATTGCCGATATCGCCGATATTATCGACAACGGTTTTGATGAGATGTGGAATCCCAACCTACTACATTTCGATTCATTCATCCGCAGAATTTACCACCAAAAATGGTTAGGATTGTCATTTGCCCACGAGGTAGAAGATAACGAAAACCCGATCGACGATCTGTCGATGTCTGTCATTCACGATCGAATGCGATCGCGTTACACCGCACGCGCCCATAGGTTTTGGTATACCCTCAAACATGCCGACAAACTGCTATTCATCCGCACCGGAATTGCCGATCGGGGTGGCACGATCGATCTACTCGACAAGCTCGCCAAACACTGTCAGGGCAAGCCATTTCAATTGATGCTCCTCTCGCCCCAATCCTCAGATGAGTTTGTCGATCTGCCCGAAGTGTTGCACTACAATCTCGAATTCAATCCCGATCGAATGTATGAAGATGTGGGACACTGGCTGTATTGTACGGACATCATGCGCGGCATTCTCGACTCGATCGGGGTTTCTAGCAAAAATCTGTTCTGGTGCCCGCCCAATCCCCCCCAGGAGCTGCCTAAGCCCGATCTGGTAAGCGGAAACGTTTGA